The Mycobacterium sp. 3519A genome contains a region encoding:
- a CDS encoding lipase family protein codes for MRRSVLWSGVALVLVAGIAAVVMVFPYLQPSAVKFLDLFPSSGGPPTRVASADLTGSGPGSLVSATTMPGVTRTFMGRDLQAARLLYRSTSGDTGAPTVVSGSVFVPRGKAPEGGWPVVGFGHGTLGIDNECAPSLSPDLSSYIGVVRVLTKLGYAVAFPDYQGLGTKGVHPYADSKTAGLNMIDAVRALRRTFPDISTKWAAMGGSQGGGAAWAADEQAASYAPELTLVGAAATSPPTDLSGLVDKAQDGKLSREQGAVTQAIIESLARLHPDLDRDLYRHGTAKEFWNAMSACSEDTAYQRGEAIKRLGPNDFAPDNADAAIHLRDLLKQWAIPQKPLSAPLYVWYGGQDPYIDAEWTTAGIAQACEMGGTITIDFDPSGGHNPPTGETVLAWLADRFAGKPAANDCKSG; via the coding sequence ATGCGCCGTTCAGTGCTCTGGTCCGGTGTAGCGCTTGTTCTGGTTGCCGGGATCGCGGCGGTGGTGATGGTGTTTCCTTATCTTCAGCCGTCGGCCGTCAAATTCCTCGATCTGTTCCCGTCCTCGGGTGGCCCGCCGACACGCGTGGCGTCGGCCGATCTGACGGGATCGGGTCCGGGCAGCCTGGTCTCGGCCACCACGATGCCGGGAGTCACCCGCACCTTCATGGGTAGGGACTTGCAGGCCGCAAGATTGCTGTACCGGTCCACCTCCGGCGACACCGGAGCGCCGACGGTGGTGTCGGGATCGGTGTTCGTGCCGAGGGGCAAGGCACCCGAGGGCGGGTGGCCGGTGGTCGGCTTCGGGCACGGCACGCTGGGCATCGACAACGAGTGTGCGCCGTCGCTGTCTCCTGACCTTTCCTCCTACATCGGCGTGGTGCGGGTGCTGACCAAGCTCGGATACGCGGTCGCTTTCCCCGACTATCAGGGCCTTGGCACCAAAGGTGTTCACCCCTATGCGGATTCGAAGACCGCCGGGCTGAACATGATCGACGCGGTGCGTGCGTTGCGCCGCACCTTTCCCGACATCTCCACCAAATGGGCCGCGATGGGCGGTTCGCAGGGTGGCGGCGCGGCATGGGCGGCAGACGAACAGGCGGCCAGCTATGCACCTGAGTTGACCCTGGTCGGCGCCGCCGCGACGTCACCACCGACCGATCTGTCGGGGCTCGTCGACAAGGCGCAGGACGGCAAGCTGAGCCGCGAGCAGGGCGCGGTGACGCAGGCGATCATCGAATCGCTCGCGCGTCTGCACCCCGATCTCGACCGCGACCTGTATCGCCACGGCACGGCCAAAGAGTTCTGGAACGCGATGTCGGCGTGCAGTGAGGATACGGCTTACCAACGCGGCGAGGCGATCAAGCGGTTGGGCCCCAACGATTTCGCGCCCGACAACGCCGATGCGGCGATTCATCTGCGGGACCTGCTGAAGCAGTGGGCGATACCGCAGAAGCCGCTGTCTGCACCGCTTTACGTCTGGTACGGCGGTCAGGACCCGTACATCGACGCGGAGTGGACCACGGCCGGGATTGCGCAGGCATGCGAGATGGGTGGCACGATCACCATCGACTTCGACCCCAGCGGCGGCCACAATCCGCCGACGGGTGAGACCGTGCTGGCCTGGTTGGCGGACCGGTTCGCGGGCAAACCGGCGGCCAACGACTGCAAGTCGGGTTAA
- a CDS encoding multicopper oxidase family protein, with translation MIGRREFLVFGAAAGVAAACSKPQQSPAGPPATDVAMAARETDIDLGGVRVHTWTYGDQVPAREIRLKKGDRLRAELTNSLPQGVTVHWHGIAIVNDMDGVPDLTQAPVATGQKFTYDFVVPDAGTYWFHSHVGTQLDRGLYGPLIIEDPGEKADYDDELVVVLDDWIDGTGTDPDQVFAKLRRTGMRPMAPGGPGVTPTSPLGADGGDVDYPYFIVNGRVPTDPQVVNYLAGQRIRLRIINAGSDTAFRVAVPDASMRVIQTDGYPVVPVQVNSVILGMGERVDALVTVNDSRPLVAVPEGKQGHAQLNLRVNNVASTVNVDEFVAAVRKETPLDTASLSPTPEVTLPARAPDQVFDAHLTGPVDGYNWPVNGKLYDPKASGVPVHPKQRVRIRFINDSMMFHPFHLHGHTFEVMDGETPKARKDTVLVPPKQTVTVDFDTDNPGKWISHCHNTYHLEAGMAFFVEYV, from the coding sequence ATGATCGGTCGGCGCGAGTTTCTGGTGTTCGGGGCCGCTGCGGGGGTGGCGGCCGCCTGCTCGAAACCGCAGCAGTCGCCTGCAGGCCCGCCGGCGACCGACGTCGCGATGGCGGCGCGCGAGACCGACATCGACCTGGGCGGCGTCAGGGTCCACACGTGGACCTACGGCGATCAGGTGCCGGCACGCGAGATCCGGTTGAAGAAGGGTGACCGGTTGCGTGCCGAGTTGACCAACTCCTTGCCCCAGGGCGTGACCGTGCACTGGCACGGCATCGCGATCGTCAACGACATGGACGGCGTCCCCGACCTGACGCAGGCACCGGTGGCGACCGGCCAGAAGTTCACCTACGACTTCGTGGTGCCCGACGCCGGAACGTACTGGTTCCATTCGCATGTCGGCACACAACTCGACCGCGGCCTGTACGGTCCGCTGATCATCGAGGACCCCGGCGAAAAGGCCGACTACGACGACGAACTGGTGGTCGTTCTCGACGACTGGATCGACGGCACTGGCACCGACCCGGACCAGGTGTTCGCCAAACTACGCAGGACGGGCATGAGGCCGATGGCGCCTGGCGGCCCCGGTGTGACGCCGACCAGCCCGCTGGGCGCGGACGGCGGTGACGTCGACTATCCGTACTTCATCGTCAACGGCCGCGTCCCCACCGATCCGCAGGTGGTGAACTACCTTGCCGGCCAACGGATTCGACTTCGGATCATCAACGCCGGATCAGATACCGCCTTCCGCGTCGCGGTGCCGGACGCGTCGATGCGGGTCATCCAGACCGACGGCTACCCGGTGGTGCCGGTGCAGGTCAATTCGGTGATCCTCGGCATGGGTGAACGAGTCGATGCGCTGGTGACGGTGAACGACTCACGGCCGCTGGTGGCGGTGCCGGAGGGCAAACAGGGTCACGCGCAGTTGAACCTGCGGGTCAACAACGTTGCGAGCACCGTCAACGTCGATGAGTTCGTTGCCGCGGTGCGCAAAGAGACCCCGCTGGACACCGCATCGTTGTCACCGACACCGGAGGTGACACTGCCTGCCAGGGCGCCGGATCAGGTCTTCGACGCCCATCTGACCGGGCCGGTCGACGGCTACAACTGGCCGGTCAACGGCAAGCTCTACGACCCAAAAGCCAGTGGTGTGCCGGTGCACCCGAAGCAACGGGTGCGAATCCGGTTCATCAACGATTCGATGATGTTCCACCCATTTCACTTGCACGGCCACACCTTTGAAGTGATGGACGGCGAGACACCCAAGGCGCGCAAGGACACGGTGCTGGTGCCACCGAAGCAAACCGTCACGGTCGACTTCGACACCGACAACCCCGGCAAGTGGATCAGCCACTGCCACAACACCTATCACCTGGAAGCCGGTATGGCGTTCTTCGTGGAGTACGTCTAA
- a CDS encoding PH domain-containing protein codes for MGYPDNVLAGDEQVVLHRHPHWKRLIGPVLILLIVTALAAFGAGYVNQTNWDRTARNVILIVIGVIWLVIIGWLTVWPFLNWWTTHFVITDRRVMFRHGLLTRAGIDIPLARINSVEFRHGLTDRVLRTGTLIIESASQDPLEFHDIPRVERVHSLLYHEVFDTLGSEESPS; via the coding sequence GTGGGCTACCCGGACAATGTGCTCGCCGGCGACGAGCAGGTCGTGTTGCACCGCCATCCGCACTGGAAGCGGTTGATCGGCCCGGTGCTGATCCTGTTGATCGTCACGGCGTTGGCCGCGTTCGGCGCAGGTTACGTCAACCAGACGAACTGGGATCGCACCGCGCGCAACGTCATCCTCATCGTCATCGGGGTGATCTGGCTGGTGATCATCGGATGGCTGACGGTGTGGCCGTTCCTCAATTGGTGGACAACACATTTCGTCATCACCGACCGCCGGGTGATGTTCCGGCACGGGTTGCTCACCAGGGCGGGTATCGACATTCCGCTGGCGCGGATCAACAGCGTCGAGTTCCGGCACGGGCTGACCGACCGGGTGTTGCGCACGGGGACGCTGATCATCGAGTCGGCGTCGCAGGATCCCCTTGAGTTCCACGACATTCCACGGGTGGAACGCGTGCACTCACTGCTGTATCACGAAGTCTTCGACACCCTGGGCTCGGAGGAATCGCCGAGCTGA
- a CDS encoding GtrA family protein, which yields MSFTDATIARLPRPVRPYFERHHELIKFAIVGATTFVIDSAVFYTLKLTVLEPKPVTAKIIAGIVAVIASYILNREWSFQNRGGRERHHEALMFFAFSGVGVLLSMAPLYFSSYVLQLRVPDVSLTVENIADFVSAYIIGNLLQMAFRFWAFRRWVFPDEFGRHPDMAIESTFTAGGLAEVLEDEYERTHEDGKVTPLRPTRRARRLGQLGDSSEPRVSKTS from the coding sequence GTGTCCTTCACCGATGCCACGATCGCACGGCTGCCCCGCCCGGTCCGGCCATACTTCGAGCGGCATCACGAACTGATCAAGTTCGCCATCGTGGGCGCGACGACGTTCGTCATCGACTCGGCGGTGTTCTACACCCTGAAGCTCACGGTGCTCGAGCCCAAGCCGGTGACCGCCAAGATCATCGCGGGCATCGTCGCGGTGATCGCGTCGTACATCCTCAACCGCGAATGGAGCTTCCAGAATCGCGGCGGACGTGAACGCCATCACGAGGCGCTGATGTTCTTCGCGTTCAGCGGTGTCGGCGTGCTGCTGTCCATGGCCCCGTTGTACTTCTCCAGCTACGTGCTGCAGTTGCGTGTTCCCGACGTGTCGCTGACCGTCGAGAACATCGCCGACTTCGTCTCCGCGTACATCATCGGCAACCTGCTGCAGATGGCGTTCCGGTTCTGGGCGTTCCGCCGTTGGGTGTTCCCCGACGAGTTCGGCCGTCACCCCGATATGGCCATCGAATCCACCTTCACCGCGGGCGGTCTGGCCGAGGTGCTCGAAGACGAGTACGAGCGCACGCATGAAGACGGCAAGGTCACGCCGCTGCGCCCCACCCGGCGCGCTCGCCGGCTGGGTCAGCTCGGCGATTCCTCCGAGCCCAGGGTGTCGAAGACTTCGTGA
- a CDS encoding 5-(carboxyamino)imidazole ribonucleotide synthase, with the protein MLGVPRDPKTPPVVTMVGGGQLARMTHQAAIALGQTLRVLAASPDDPAAQVSPDVVIGAHTDLQALQKAAAGADALTFDHEHVPTELLEKLVADGVNVAPPPLALIHAQDKLVMRRRLEAIGAPVPRFAEVTEPADVEKFAARVGTDVVVKRARGGYDGRGVTLARDVEQAREVASGYLADGTAVLVEEKVAMRRELAALVARSPFGQGAAWPVVQTVQRDGICVEVIAPAPRLDAELASAAGQLALRLAHELGVVGVLAVELFETVDGKLVVNELAMRPHNSGHWSMDGARTGQFEQHLRAVLDYPLGETSPIAPVTVMGNVIGAQQTPAMSMDERLHHLFGRIPEARVHLYGKGERPNRKIGHVNILGAPGGSLDDDDYVADVRERAMRAAHWLSHAEWTDGWSGHD; encoded by the coding sequence ATATTGGGCGTGCCCCGTGACCCGAAGACGCCTCCTGTCGTGACCATGGTCGGCGGTGGGCAACTGGCCAGGATGACCCATCAGGCGGCGATTGCGCTGGGTCAGACGCTGCGCGTGCTGGCCGCCAGCCCCGACGACCCGGCCGCCCAGGTCAGCCCGGATGTCGTGATCGGCGCGCACACCGACCTGCAGGCCCTGCAGAAGGCCGCTGCCGGGGCCGATGCGCTGACGTTCGACCACGAGCACGTGCCCACCGAACTGCTGGAAAAGCTGGTCGCCGACGGTGTGAACGTCGCGCCGCCGCCCTTGGCGCTGATTCACGCGCAGGACAAGCTGGTGATGCGGCGCCGCCTCGAGGCGATCGGCGCCCCGGTGCCGCGATTCGCGGAGGTGACCGAACCCGCAGACGTCGAGAAGTTCGCGGCCCGCGTCGGCACCGACGTGGTGGTCAAAAGGGCCCGCGGCGGCTACGACGGCCGCGGCGTGACGCTGGCGCGCGACGTCGAACAGGCGCGTGAGGTCGCAAGCGGCTACCTGGCCGACGGCACGGCGGTGCTGGTCGAGGAGAAGGTCGCGATGCGCCGCGAGTTGGCTGCGCTGGTGGCGCGCTCACCGTTCGGGCAGGGCGCGGCGTGGCCGGTGGTGCAAACCGTTCAGCGCGACGGGATCTGCGTCGAGGTGATCGCTCCCGCACCCCGGCTGGATGCCGAATTAGCGAGCGCGGCAGGGCAACTCGCCTTGCGACTGGCCCACGAGCTCGGCGTGGTTGGTGTGTTGGCGGTCGAACTCTTCGAAACGGTGGACGGCAAGCTGGTGGTCAACGAGTTGGCGATGCGTCCGCACAACTCGGGGCACTGGAGCATGGACGGCGCGCGCACAGGGCAATTCGAGCAGCACCTGAGGGCGGTGCTCGACTATCCACTCGGTGAGACGTCGCCGATCGCGCCGGTCACGGTGATGGGCAACGTGATTGGCGCGCAGCAGACCCCGGCGATGAGCATGGATGAGCGGCTGCACCACCTGTTCGGCCGGATCCCGGAGGCCAGGGTGCACCTGTACGGCAAGGGGGAGCGGCCGAACCGCAAGATCGGCCACGTCAACATTCTCGGTGCACCCGGCGGATCGCTGGACGACGACGACTACGTCGCCGATGTCAGGGAGCGTGCGATGCGGGCCGCGCACTGGTTGTCGCATGCCGAGTGGACGGACGGATGGAGTGGACATGACTAG
- a CDS encoding TIGR03089 family protein produces MTTLTSALLDPLMAADPMGPRITYYDDATAERIELSTVTLANWAAKTGNLLRDELGAGPGSRVAVLLPAHWQTAAVLLGIWWIGAEVVMDGDAEVALCTADRLADADAAVGVGEIAVLSLDPFGKPVADLPVGLTDYATAVRVHGDQISPESRPGPALDGRTVADVLAAAQSSAAAQGFTGDDRVMSTAGWATADELIANLLAVFAAGASLVQVANPDTAALDRRREMEKVTRG; encoded by the coding sequence CTGACCACGCTGACATCGGCACTGCTGGATCCGCTGATGGCGGCCGACCCGATGGGCCCGCGCATCACGTACTACGACGACGCCACCGCCGAACGCATCGAACTGTCGACCGTCACGCTGGCCAACTGGGCGGCCAAGACCGGCAACCTGCTGCGCGACGAGTTGGGCGCCGGGCCGGGCAGCCGGGTCGCGGTGCTGCTGCCCGCGCACTGGCAGACGGCCGCCGTCCTGCTCGGAATCTGGTGGATCGGCGCGGAAGTCGTAATGGACGGAGATGCTGAGGTCGCGTTGTGCACGGCGGACCGGTTGGCGGATGCCGACGCTGCCGTCGGCGTCGGCGAGATCGCGGTGCTCTCGCTCGACCCGTTCGGCAAGCCGGTCGCCGATCTGCCGGTCGGGCTCACCGATTACGCGACCGCGGTGCGGGTGCACGGCGACCAGATCTCCCCGGAATCCCGGCCCGGGCCGGCACTGGACGGCCGCACGGTCGCCGACGTGCTCGCGGCCGCCCAATCTTCGGCCGCCGCACAGGGTTTCACCGGTGACGACCGGGTGATGTCGACGGCAGGCTGGGCGACCGCCGACGAGCTGATCGCCAACCTGCTGGCGGTGTTCGCCGCGGGCGCCTCGCTGGTGCAGGTGGCCAACCCGGACACCGCGGCGCTGGACCGTCGTCGCGAGATGGAGAAAGTCACCCGCGGATAG
- the purE gene encoding 5-(carboxyamino)imidazole ribonucleotide mutase, which translates to MTSHARVGVIMGSDSDWSVMEEAAHALAEFDVPFEVGVVSAHRTPARMLEYAQSAAGRGIEVIIAGAGGAAHLPGMVASATPLPVIGVPVPLAKLDGMDSLLSIVQMPAGVPVATVSIGGARNAGLLAVRILGASDEALRTRMAEFQSNLADMVLQKDAALRNRLLGQ; encoded by the coding sequence ATGACTAGCCACGCGCGGGTCGGCGTGATCATGGGCAGCGACAGCGACTGGTCGGTGATGGAGGAGGCCGCCCACGCGCTGGCCGAATTCGACGTGCCGTTCGAGGTGGGCGTGGTGTCCGCACATCGCACCCCCGCCCGGATGCTCGAGTACGCGCAGAGCGCGGCGGGCCGCGGCATCGAGGTGATCATCGCCGGCGCGGGCGGCGCCGCCCATCTGCCCGGCATGGTCGCCTCGGCGACACCGCTGCCCGTGATCGGGGTGCCGGTGCCGCTGGCCAAGCTCGACGGCATGGATTCGCTGCTGTCGATCGTGCAGATGCCCGCGGGCGTGCCGGTGGCGACGGTGTCGATCGGCGGCGCCCGCAACGCCGGACTGCTCGCGGTGCGGATCCTGGGGGCGTCCGACGAGGCGTTGCGGACGCGGATGGCCGAATTCCAGAGCAACCTGGCAGACATGGTGCTGCAAAAGGACGCCGCACTGCGAAATCGGCTGCTCGGGCAGTAG
- a CDS encoding class I SAM-dependent methyltransferase: MQPNFNRYRAIGQRFVTGFLEPEILLVLDVLDAAQRAKQVSGAVAEIGVHHGKLFIGLRLLQRPGGRSVAIDIFGDQDLNVDGSGHGDYEKFANNVKLWSSMDDVSVHQGDSTKLDPGKLRELAGGDVRFFSVDGGHTDDIVYSDMKLAEATLADGGIVIADDVFNEYWPGVATGTLRYLNDGAKLVPFLIGFNKVFFTQAEHSEFYRGEVESALAGKLRLTTATSEFAGHEVGLIAPQGAKDILRKSQLARTLYHSTYRSMVRGLQVVSGGKR; encoded by the coding sequence ATGCAGCCAAACTTCAATCGATACCGGGCAATTGGCCAGCGGTTCGTCACAGGCTTCCTGGAGCCAGAGATTCTTCTGGTTCTCGATGTCCTCGACGCGGCTCAGCGCGCAAAGCAGGTGTCGGGTGCCGTCGCTGAGATCGGCGTGCACCACGGCAAACTGTTCATCGGTTTGCGCCTGCTGCAGCGGCCGGGGGGCCGGTCGGTGGCCATCGACATCTTCGGCGACCAGGATCTCAACGTCGACGGCTCCGGGCACGGCGACTACGAGAAGTTCGCCAACAACGTCAAGCTGTGGTCCTCGATGGACGACGTCTCGGTGCATCAGGGCGACTCGACCAAGCTCGACCCTGGCAAGCTGCGTGAGCTCGCGGGCGGCGACGTCCGCTTCTTCTCCGTCGACGGCGGGCACACCGACGACATCGTCTACAGCGATATGAAACTGGCCGAGGCGACGCTGGCCGACGGCGGCATCGTGATCGCCGACGACGTGTTCAACGAGTACTGGCCCGGCGTCGCCACCGGCACGCTGCGGTATCTGAACGATGGCGCCAAGCTGGTGCCGTTCCTGATCGGCTTCAACAAGGTGTTCTTCACCCAGGCCGAGCACAGCGAGTTCTACCGCGGCGAGGTCGAGTCGGCGCTGGCGGGCAAGCTGCGGCTGACGACGGCGACGTCGGAGTTCGCCGGTCACGAGGTCGGGCTCATCGCGCCGCAGGGCGCCAAGGACATCCTCCGTAAGAGCCAGTTGGCCCGCACGCTCTACCACAGCACCTACCGTTCGATGGTGCGAGGGCTTCAGGTCGTGTCCGGAGGTAAACGGTAA
- a CDS encoding acyl-CoA dehydrogenase yields the protein MAFGNPSFDAFKLPDEHIELRAVLRDLCEKEIAPYAADVDEKARYTDEALAALTSSGFAAIHIPEEYGGQGGDSIAACIVIEEVARVCASSSLIPICNKLGTMGMLLRGSEELKKRVLPSIASGEAVASYALSEREAGSDAASMRTRARQEGDEWVLNGAKCWISNGGHSTWYTVMAVTDPDKGANGISAFVVHKDDPGFSVGAKEHKMGIKGSPTTELYFEDCRIPGDRIIGEPGTGFKTALATLDHTRPTIGAQAVGIAQGALDAAIAYVKERKQFGKAIADFQAVQFMLADMAMKLEAARLMVYTAAARAERGEANLGFISSASKCFASDVAMEVTTDAVQLFGGYGYTTDFPVERFMRDAKITQIYEGTNQIQRVVMSRALLK from the coding sequence ATGGCCTTTGGTAATCCGTCGTTCGACGCTTTCAAGCTTCCCGACGAGCACATCGAGTTGCGCGCGGTGCTGCGTGATCTGTGTGAGAAGGAGATCGCGCCGTACGCGGCCGACGTCGACGAGAAGGCCCGATACACCGATGAAGCGCTGGCGGCGCTGACGTCGTCGGGGTTCGCCGCGATCCACATTCCCGAGGAGTACGGCGGCCAGGGCGGCGACTCGATCGCCGCCTGCATCGTCATCGAAGAAGTGGCGCGGGTGTGCGCGTCGTCGTCGCTGATCCCGATCTGCAACAAGCTGGGCACCATGGGCATGCTGTTGCGGGGTTCCGAGGAACTCAAGAAGCGGGTGCTGCCGTCGATCGCGTCGGGTGAGGCTGTCGCGTCGTACGCGCTCTCCGAACGGGAGGCGGGCAGCGACGCCGCGTCGATGCGCACACGCGCGCGCCAGGAGGGCGACGAGTGGGTGCTCAACGGCGCCAAGTGCTGGATCTCCAACGGCGGACACTCGACGTGGTACACCGTGATGGCCGTGACCGATCCGGACAAGGGCGCCAACGGCATCTCGGCGTTCGTGGTGCACAAGGACGATCCCGGTTTCTCGGTGGGCGCCAAGGAACACAAGATGGGCATCAAGGGTTCGCCCACCACCGAGTTGTACTTCGAGGACTGCCGCATCCCCGGCGACCGGATCATCGGCGAACCGGGCACCGGCTTCAAGACGGCGCTTGCGACGCTCGACCACACCCGGCCGACCATCGGCGCTCAGGCGGTGGGTATCGCGCAGGGGGCGCTGGATGCGGCCATCGCATATGTCAAGGAGCGCAAGCAGTTCGGCAAGGCGATCGCCGACTTCCAGGCTGTGCAGTTCATGCTCGCCGACATGGCGATGAAGTTGGAGGCCGCTCGGCTGATGGTGTACACCGCGGCGGCGCGGGCAGAGCGCGGCGAGGCCAACCTCGGCTTCATCTCATCGGCGTCGAAATGCTTCGCCTCCGACGTCGCGATGGAGGTCACCACCGATGCCGTGCAGTTGTTCGGCGGCTACGGATACACCACCGACTTCCCGGTCGAGCGGTTCATGCGTGACGCCAAGATCACCCAGATCTACGAGGGCACCAACCAGATTCAGCGCGTCGTCATGTCGCGTGCGCTGCTGAAGTAG
- a CDS encoding cupin domain-containing protein — MSQQHAGDLALFGPNAPGYEWVHTSDVPEREVFPGITVRLLWTGPNGAKAAITTIRPGAVWRGEDHHSPGPEEVYVVSGVFNDGVNDYPAGTFLHAPAGSWHVPQSAEGCVLFLFYPEG, encoded by the coding sequence GTGAGTCAACAGCATGCGGGAGATCTGGCCCTGTTCGGCCCGAACGCTCCCGGCTACGAATGGGTTCACACGTCGGATGTGCCGGAGCGGGAAGTCTTTCCCGGGATCACCGTCCGGCTGCTGTGGACAGGGCCCAACGGAGCGAAGGCCGCGATCACGACGATCCGCCCCGGCGCGGTGTGGCGCGGGGAGGATCACCACAGTCCCGGGCCGGAGGAGGTGTACGTGGTGTCCGGGGTGTTCAACGACGGGGTGAACGACTATCCCGCGGGCACCTTCCTGCATGCGCCCGCCGGTTCCTGGCACGTGCCGCAGTCGGCGGAGGGGTGCGTGCTGTTCCTGTTCTATCCCGAGGGTTAG
- a CDS encoding LCP family protein — protein sequence MPARLTRVIAVAVALAIVVGTGVAWGKIRSFESGINHFSSIALGEGGADGAIDILLVGLDSRTDAHGNPLSAEELATLRAGDDESTNTDTIILVRIPNNGKSATAISIPRDSYVQTPGGNKMKINGVYGSAYFEKKTELVEQDGMDPAKAEPEATEAGREALIKTVANLTGVTVDHYAEIGLLGFALITDALGGVNVCLKNPVYEPLSGADFPAGWQKLNGPQALSFVRQRHDLPRGDLDRVTRQQAVMASLAHDVISSKTLSSPATLNRLQDAVQRSVVLSDGWDIMDFIEQLQKLAAGSVAFATIPIVEEAGWSDDGMQSVVRVDPAHVKEWVASLLHDQDQGKTEQLAYAPSKTTVDVINDTDINGLAAAVSQVLTSKGFASGNVGNNDGGHVTGSQVQAAKADDLGAQAVAKELGGIPVVENASVAPGSARVVLAGDYTGPGSSGVDPSLGTVDQAAAGSSDAGDAEPAPSPILTAGTNDPECVN from the coding sequence GTGCCCGCTCGCCTGACCCGCGTCATCGCTGTCGCGGTGGCCCTGGCCATCGTCGTCGGCACCGGTGTCGCGTGGGGAAAGATCCGCTCGTTCGAATCCGGCATCAACCACTTCTCGTCCATCGCGCTCGGCGAGGGCGGCGCCGACGGCGCGATCGACATTTTGCTGGTCGGGTTGGACAGTCGCACCGACGCGCACGGCAACCCGTTGTCGGCGGAGGAACTGGCGACGCTGCGGGCAGGCGACGACGAATCCACCAACACCGACACGATCATCCTGGTCCGCATCCCGAACAACGGAAAGTCGGCGACGGCCATCTCCATTCCCCGCGACTCCTACGTCCAGACGCCGGGCGGGAACAAGATGAAGATCAACGGGGTCTACGGTTCGGCGTACTTCGAGAAGAAGACCGAACTCGTCGAGCAGGACGGCATGGACCCGGCGAAGGCCGAACCGGAAGCGACCGAAGCGGGCCGCGAAGCCTTGATCAAGACGGTCGCCAACCTGACCGGGGTGACCGTCGACCATTACGCCGAAATCGGTCTGCTCGGTTTCGCGTTGATCACCGACGCGCTCGGCGGCGTCAACGTCTGCCTGAAAAACCCTGTGTACGAACCTCTTTCCGGAGCCGATTTCCCGGCGGGCTGGCAGAAGCTGAACGGCCCGCAGGCGCTGAGTTTCGTCAGGCAGCGCCACGACCTTCCGCGCGGCGACCTGGACCGGGTGACCCGCCAGCAGGCGGTGATGGCGTCGCTGGCGCACGACGTGATCTCCAGCAAGACGCTGTCGAGCCCGGCGACCCTGAACCGCCTGCAGGACGCGGTGCAGCGCTCGGTGGTGCTGTCCGACGGTTGGGACATCATGGATTTCATCGAGCAACTGCAGAAGCTGGCGGCGGGCAGCGTCGCGTTCGCCACCATCCCGATCGTCGAAGAGGCCGGCTGGAGCGACGACGGGATGCAGAGCGTGGTGCGCGTCGACCCGGCCCACGTCAAGGAGTGGGTGGCCAGCCTGCTGCACGACCAGGACCAGGGTAAGACCGAGCAATTGGCTTATGCGCCAAGCAAAACGACCGTCGACGTGATCAACGACACCGACATCAACGGTTTGGCGGCTGCCGTGTCGCAGGTGCTCACCAGCAAGGGTTTCGCGTCGGGCAACGTCGGCAACAACGACGGCGGTCACGTCACCGGCAGCCAGGTGCAGGCCGCCAAGGCCGACGACCTCGGAGCGCAAGCGGTCGCCAAGGAACTCGGCGGCATCCCGGTGGTCGAGAACGCCTCGGTGGCGCCGGGTTCGGCGCGTGTGGTGCTGGCCGGTGACTACACGGGGCCGGGGTCCAGCGGTGTCGATCCTTCGCTTGGCACCGTAGACCAGGCCGCCGCGGGAAGCTCCGATGCGGGCGATGCCGAGCCTGCGCCGTCGCCGATCCTCACCGCGGGCACCAACGACCCGGAGTGCGTGAACTGA